One window from the genome of Esox lucius isolate fEsoLuc1 chromosome 23, fEsoLuc1.pri, whole genome shotgun sequence encodes:
- the washc3 gene encoding WASH complex subunit 3, which produces MDEDGLPIVGSGIDLTKVPAIQQRRVVAYLNQFIVHTVRFLNRFSTVCEEKLASISLRIQQIETTLSILEAKLSSIPGLEDVRVEGVSPRPATEANGPVAVPSQPKTHMAVAVSPPEAPSKTPEPPQGRNAAEASGEGLMTVAKDPQYARYLKMVQVGVPVMAIKNKMVLEGLDPNLLDTPDAPVPDTGRKKDAEYNDDDSNDGSESSFSD; this is translated from the exons ATGGACGAGGACGGTTTACCTATTGTAGGATCTGGAATAGATCTGACCAAG GTCCCAGCCATACAGCAGAGGAGAGTCGTTGCTTATCTCAACCAGTTCATTGTGCACACTGTCCGGTTCCTCAATCGTTTTTCAACGGTTTGCGAAGAGAAGCTTGCTTCCATATCACTTCGGATCCAGCAAATTGAAACTACCCTGAGCATTTTGGAAGCAAAG CTGTCCTCCATCCCGGGCCTGGAGGACGTCAGGGTAGAAGGTGTTAGTCCGCGGCCAGCTACAGAGGCCAACGGTCCAGTCGCAGTACCAAGTCAGCCCAAGACTCACATGGCTGTGGCTGTCTCACCTCCTGAG GCTCCTTCAAAAACACCAGAACCTCCCCAGGGACGAAATGCAGCGGAGGCATCGGGAGAAGGTTTGATGACTGTCGCCAAGGATCCACAGTACGCGAGATATCTGAAGATGGTGCAAGTG GGTGTTCCAGTAATGGCGATAAAGAATAAAATGGTCCTGGAAGGTTTGGATCCCAACCTCCTTGA CACTCCGGATGCACCTGTGCCTGATACAGGCAGGAAGAAAGACGCAGAGTATAATGATGATGACAGCAATGATGGCAGCGAATCCTCATTCAGTGATTGA